In Salinisphaera sp. LB1, one genomic interval encodes:
- a CDS encoding glycine zipper 2TM domain-containing protein — protein MRNSLRSILLTALIGAVLALAACATRNGPQVDPIFNAVPGGRYACANAPDNRNVLVRSLTSPLGQAALGGALGGLVGNQFGSGSGQDIATGAGAAAGVAAGNWNANRMADNRYQQCRQRQQSGY, from the coding sequence ATGCGCAATTCGCTCCGCTCCATCCTGTTGACGGCTCTGATCGGTGCCGTGCTCGCCCTGGCCGCCTGCGCCACACGGAACGGCCCGCAAGTAGATCCGATATTCAACGCCGTGCCCGGCGGGCGCTATGCCTGCGCCAACGCCCCGGATAATCGCAATGTGCTCGTGCGCAGTCTGACCAGCCCGCTGGGACAGGCAGCGCTCGGCGGCGCACTCGGCGGGCTGGTCGGCAATCAGTTCGGTAGCGGTAGCGGCCAGGATATCGCCACCGGCGCCGGGGCGGCCGCCGGTGTGGCCGCGGGCAACTGGAACGCCAACCGCATGGCCGACAATCGTTACCAGCAGTGTCGGCAACGCCAGCAATCGGGATATTGA
- a CDS encoding PepSY domain-containing protein has product MQRSIGPRELAYVVMCALVLLAYSANAAADPATRSTPQRSGASLLLRTDPHTRADHANGPHGDNDRRRQQRQNSKKQQRPAITPEQAAQRARHRFGGRVLNVILEHGPGGPYYRVKLLENGRVRVVDIDARR; this is encoded by the coding sequence ATGCAGCGGTCGATCGGCCCGCGCGAGTTGGCCTATGTGGTGATGTGCGCGCTGGTGCTGCTCGCGTATTCGGCCAACGCGGCGGCCGATCCGGCGACCCGTTCGACCCCGCAACGCAGCGGCGCCAGCCTGCTGCTGCGAACCGACCCCCATACCCGGGCGGACCACGCCAACGGCCCGCATGGCGACAACGACCGTCGCCGGCAACAGCGCCAGAACAGCAAGAAACAGCAACGCCCGGCGATCACGCCGGAGCAGGCCGCGCAACGCGCCCGCCACCGCTTCGGCGGGCGCGTGCTCAACGTGATACTGGAACACGGACCGGGCGGGCCTTACTATCGGGTCAAACTTCTGGAAAATGGCCGGGTTCGCGTGGTGGATATCGACGCGCGCCGTTGA
- a CDS encoding response regulator transcription factor, which produces MRALVIEDDVELRTQVCERLRSEGFAVDETGEGEEGLFYAKEYPIDIAIIDLGLPGPTGLDIISEVREAGLDYPILILTARSRWQDKVEGLEAGADDYVVKPFQPEELSARIQALVRRSRGWAQPRLESGDIVLDTSRQEVFVGEESIDLTAYEYRVLEYLMLHAGEVISKTALTEHIYEENAERDSNVIEVFVRRLRAKLDPDGTRKPIETLRGRGYRLARDDRPRPPADSAAP; this is translated from the coding sequence ATGCGAGCTCTGGTGATCGAAGACGATGTCGAACTGCGCACCCAGGTCTGCGAGCGTCTGCGCTCGGAAGGCTTCGCGGTCGACGAGACCGGCGAAGGCGAAGAAGGACTGTTCTACGCCAAGGAATATCCGATCGATATCGCGATCATCGATCTCGGCCTGCCGGGCCCGACCGGGCTCGACATCATCTCGGAAGTGCGCGAAGCCGGGCTGGACTACCCCATTCTGATTCTCACCGCGCGCAGCCGCTGGCAGGACAAGGTCGAAGGCCTGGAAGCGGGGGCCGACGATTATGTCGTCAAACCGTTCCAGCCGGAAGAGCTGTCGGCCCGGATTCAGGCGCTGGTCCGGCGCTCGCGCGGCTGGGCCCAGCCGCGGCTGGAATCCGGCGACATCGTGCTCGACACCTCGCGCCAGGAAGTCTTCGTTGGCGAGGAATCGATCGATCTGACCGCCTACGAATATCGCGTACTCGAGTATCTGATGCTGCACGCTGGCGAGGTAATCTCCAAGACCGCGCTGACCGAGCACATCTATGAGGAGAACGCCGAGCGCGACTCCAACGTGATCGAGGTGTTCGTGCGTCGCCTGCGTGCCAAGCTCGACCCGGACGGCACGCGCAAGCCGATCGAGACCCTGCGTGGCCGCGGCTATCGCCTGGCGCGCGACGACCGCCCGCGGCCACCCGCCGATAGCGCCGCGCCGTGA
- a CDS encoding ATP-binding protein, translated as MNSLRARLLAATAVLLVAFIGLTGVALQTAVRERAEQAEHDRLQGLSYALLGSADITNDGQFNLAPRVLPESDLSRPDSGLYAMVLNKKKQMIWHSPSLLGSIDMPALPAVGQWQQMRLKRDNGNQLLTLSFGFRWVTEAGKDYRYTLVVAENTSILAKQMQRFQGVLWTLLSVSALILLIVELLILRWGLAPLRRLARNLANLESDDDRRLEGQYPDEIQPLVSNLNTMLVNDQARLTRYRNALGDLAHSLKTPMAILRGIAEDPTLSGEQRSALRSQLARMNDILDYQLQKAAAAGKRSLTRRLALAPIAERLGRALTKVYAESGIRFDIRIPPTLRVPVDEGDITELLGTLMDNAAKYGKDRVIVDARRSDQGMLSLWVDDNGPGFGESQPHRLLERGVRADRTREGQGLGLAVAAEIVHSYNGEIELTRSDLGGGRVLVTIAEN; from the coding sequence ATGAACTCGCTGCGGGCGCGGCTGCTGGCCGCGACCGCGGTGCTGTTGGTCGCGTTTATCGGGCTGACCGGCGTCGCCTTGCAGACCGCGGTTCGCGAGCGCGCGGAGCAGGCCGAGCACGACCGCCTGCAGGGGCTGTCCTATGCCCTGCTCGGCAGCGCGGACATCACCAACGATGGCCAGTTCAACCTGGCGCCGCGGGTACTGCCGGAGTCCGATCTTTCCCGGCCCGACTCCGGCCTCTACGCCATGGTGCTCAACAAGAAAAAGCAGATGATCTGGCATTCGCCCTCGTTGCTCGGCAGCATCGACATGCCCGCCCTGCCGGCCGTCGGCCAGTGGCAGCAAATGCGCCTCAAACGGGACAATGGCAATCAGCTGCTCACCCTGTCGTTCGGCTTTCGCTGGGTGACCGAAGCCGGCAAGGACTATCGCTATACCCTGGTCGTGGCCGAGAACACGTCCATCCTTGCCAAACAAATGCAACGTTTTCAGGGCGTGCTGTGGACGCTGTTGTCCGTTTCGGCACTGATTCTGCTGATCGTCGAGTTGCTGATCCTGCGCTGGGGGCTGGCACCGCTGCGCCGCCTGGCACGCAATCTCGCCAATCTGGAGTCGGATGACGACCGGCGTCTCGAAGGCCAGTACCCCGACGAGATCCAGCCGTTGGTCAGCAACCTGAACACCATGCTGGTCAACGACCAGGCGCGCCTGACCCGCTACCGCAACGCGCTCGGCGACCTGGCACACAGCCTGAAGACGCCAATGGCCATTCTGCGCGGTATCGCCGAGGACCCGACACTGTCCGGCGAACAACGCAGCGCGCTGAGATCCCAGCTGGCGCGCATGAATGACATCCTGGACTATCAACTGCAGAAGGCAGCCGCCGCCGGCAAGCGCAGCCTCACGCGTCGACTCGCGCTCGCCCCCATCGCCGAGCGCCTCGGCCGGGCATTGACCAAGGTTTACGCCGAATCCGGCATCCGCTTCGACATCCGAATCCCGCCGACCCTGCGCGTGCCCGTGGATGAGGGCGACATCACGGAACTGTTGGGGACGCTGATGGACAACGCGGCCAAATACGGCAAGGATCGAGTGATCGTGGACGCCCGGCGCAGCGATCAGGGCATGCTGTCGCTCTGGGTCGACGACAACGGTCCCGGCTTCGGCGAATCCCAGCCGCACCGCCTGCTTGAGCGCGGCGTACGCGCCGACCGCACCCGCGAAGGGCAGGGACTCGGTCTGGCGGTGGCCGCCGAGATCGTGCATTCCTACAACGGCGAGATCGAACTGACCCGAAGCGACCTGGGCGGCGGCCGCGTGCTGGTCACCATCGCGGAAAACTGA
- the plsB gene encoding glycerol-3-phosphate 1-O-acyltransferase PlsB has product MRRFILRLLLIFMPLVRWPLRAWVGTHVSPSDLNELALDTNKPVCYVLPVNSLLDWLVLEAVCDAHGMPRPHLAGNRLPTARRAVVLAVPVGRSRQRSELQRIVARGLHDHSFDVQLVPVSVFWGRNPVQETSIFRILFADSERSSRLRKILIVAANGRNTLVHFGQRIDYRNVIDESATPGVLVRKLVRVLRVHFRRQRTATLGPGVSRRAQLIDTLMASPKVVAEVTETARRERKNVAAIRVRAREYADEIAADYSNIAIGFMLRVLTWLWHRIYDGIDVKHLPRLREAAHDNREVIYLPSHRSHMDYLLLSYILYQEGLALPQIAAGVNLNFWPVGGLLRRCGAFYLRRSFKGDRLYAAVFRAYVETLVARGQPMKFYPEGGRSRTGRLLAPKTGMLQMTVASALATSGHAPVSVVPVYIGYDRVMEVKGYFDELRGTRVKKGETMGDLVRGSTRVLKRKYGRVFVSFGAPIELRGFADTHQPDWRERVAELGADSRAKWLQEFTDTLAAEVMRGINATATLNATGLACLILLGAPQKSVAEDEMIHSMTLLARLAHVCPYSIDASAPEPDGAALLAEAEPLMRLIRAPHAWGDILTVDSRQAVLLTYTRNNVMHLFALPSLIANFFAHFEQRNENALLDDAVELYPLLASELFLRWRADECRAALVDAVEGMIECGLLWRTDKGALRRPVAGSQAFAALMSLARIMRESLERYAMTAMLLSHNLEVGVVERGRFERQCQLMAERMALLTGRNSPEFFDARLFRNHLQTLVKAGLLRQEGNRLYIDESLRHLAEHALRLLGSDIRQTIAHLTSMPQLEDAAPGQALG; this is encoded by the coding sequence ATGCGTCGATTCATTCTGCGTCTGCTGCTCATATTCATGCCGCTCGTGCGCTGGCCGTTACGCGCATGGGTTGGCACCCATGTATCGCCGTCGGACCTCAACGAGCTGGCGCTCGATACCAACAAGCCGGTCTGCTATGTGCTGCCGGTGAACAGCCTGCTCGATTGGCTCGTGCTGGAGGCGGTCTGCGATGCTCACGGCATGCCGCGGCCCCATCTGGCCGGCAACCGGTTGCCCACGGCCCGGCGTGCGGTGGTGCTCGCCGTCCCGGTGGGGCGGTCGCGCCAGCGCTCGGAGCTGCAACGCATCGTCGCCCGGGGTCTGCACGATCACTCGTTCGATGTGCAGCTGGTGCCGGTGTCCGTGTTCTGGGGCCGCAATCCGGTGCAGGAAACCTCGATCTTCCGGATCCTGTTCGCCGATTCCGAACGCTCCAGCCGGTTGCGCAAGATACTGATCGTGGCCGCCAACGGCCGTAACACCCTGGTGCATTTCGGCCAGCGCATCGATTACCGCAACGTTATCGACGAGTCGGCCACGCCCGGCGTGCTGGTACGCAAGTTGGTACGCGTGCTGCGAGTGCATTTCCGGCGCCAGCGGACGGCCACGCTGGGCCCGGGGGTGTCGCGCCGGGCCCAGCTCATCGATACCTTGATGGCCAGCCCCAAGGTGGTTGCCGAAGTCACGGAAACGGCGCGTCGCGAGCGCAAGAACGTGGCCGCGATTCGGGTGCGCGCGCGCGAATATGCCGACGAGATCGCGGCCGACTACTCGAATATTGCCATCGGCTTCATGTTGCGGGTGCTGACCTGGCTGTGGCATCGCATCTACGACGGCATTGACGTCAAGCATCTACCACGGCTGCGCGAAGCAGCCCACGACAACCGCGAGGTGATCTATCTGCCGAGCCATCGCTCGCATATGGATTATCTGCTGCTGTCGTACATCCTCTATCAGGAAGGGCTGGCGTTGCCGCAGATCGCGGCCGGCGTGAACCTGAACTTCTGGCCGGTCGGCGGCCTGCTGCGCCGTTGCGGGGCGTTCTATCTGCGCCGCAGCTTCAAGGGCGACCGGCTGTATGCGGCCGTCTTCCGCGCTTATGTCGAGACGCTGGTCGCGCGCGGCCAGCCCATGAAGTTCTACCCCGAGGGCGGGCGCAGCCGTACCGGTCGTCTGCTCGCGCCCAAGACCGGCATGTTGCAGATGACGGTGGCCAGCGCGCTGGCTACCAGCGGTCACGCCCCGGTATCGGTGGTTCCGGTGTATATCGGCTACGACCGGGTGATGGAGGTCAAGGGCTACTTCGACGAACTGCGCGGCACGCGCGTCAAGAAGGGCGAGACGATGGGCGATCTCGTGCGCGGTTCCACACGGGTGCTCAAACGTAAATACGGCCGTGTGTTCGTCTCCTTTGGCGCGCCGATCGAGCTGCGCGGATTTGCCGATACCCACCAGCCGGACTGGCGCGAGCGCGTGGCCGAACTCGGCGCGGATTCGCGCGCCAAGTGGCTGCAGGAATTCACGGATACGCTGGCCGCCGAGGTCATGCGCGGCATCAATGCCACCGCGACCCTCAACGCCACCGGTCTGGCCTGTCTCATCCTGCTCGGCGCGCCGCAGAAGTCGGTGGCCGAGGACGAGATGATCCACAGCATGACGTTGCTGGCTCGGCTGGCGCATGTCTGCCCGTATTCCATCGATGCCAGTGCGCCCGAGCCGGATGGCGCGGCGCTGCTGGCCGAGGCGGAGCCGTTGATGCGGCTGATCCGGGCGCCGCACGCCTGGGGCGATATCCTGACCGTGGATTCACGCCAGGCCGTGTTGCTGACCTATACCCGCAACAACGTCATGCATCTGTTTGCGCTGCCGTCGCTGATCGCGAACTTCTTCGCCCACTTCGAGCAGCGCAACGAAAACGCATTGCTCGACGACGCCGTCGAACTCTACCCACTGCTGGCCTCCGAGCTGTTCCTGCGCTGGCGGGCGGACGAATGCCGCGCGGCGTTGGTCGACGCCGTCGAGGGCATGATCGAATGCGGCCTGTTGTGGCGGACCGACAAGGGGGCGCTGCGCCGCCCGGTAGCCGGCAGCCAGGCCTTTGCTGCGCTGATGAGTCTGGCGCGCATCATGCGGGAATCGCTGGAACGCTATGCCATGACCGCCATGCTGCTCAGCCACAACCTCGAGGTCGGCGTGGTCGAACGCGGCCGCTTCGAGCGCCAGTGCCAGCTCATGGCCGAGCGCATGGCGTTGTTGACCGGTCGCAACAGCCCGGAATTCTTCGACGCGCGCCTGTTCCGCAACCATCTGCAGACGTTGGTCAAGGCGGGACTGCTGCGTCAGGAAGGCAACCGGCTGTATATCGACGAATCGCTGCGGCATCTGGCCGAGCATGCCTTGCGTCTGCTTGGCTCGGACATTCGCCAGACCATTGCGCACCTTACATCCATGCCGCAGCTCGAAGACGCCGCGCCAGGGCAGGCCCTAGGCTGA
- a CDS encoding VacJ family lipoprotein, translated as MPTTSRFHFALVSLLSVLVLAGCVHSPPSDPWDPLEPVNRFDFKLNNKADQYAVRPAAKVYNKVVPARVQASVTNFFDNASQPVTMVNSLLQLKWGKFNQSLGRFMINTSVGLGGLFDVASKLHVPHPDEDFGQTLGYWGLGPGMYIYLPLLGPSDGRDLIGKFGDQFTNPINYMSQVNVISNDYPWVPYALRGIEGLNVRASLLGFESTLKQQFDPYAFVRSYYLESRQKAVYDGNVPARLTRSDNGSSNFPAAAPDSGQSN; from the coding sequence ATGCCTACTACGTCGCGTTTCCATTTCGCCCTGGTCAGTCTTCTATCCGTGCTGGTCCTGGCGGGCTGTGTCCACAGCCCGCCTTCGGATCCGTGGGACCCGTTGGAGCCGGTCAACCGCTTCGACTTTAAGCTCAACAACAAGGCCGATCAGTACGCGGTCCGGCCGGCGGCCAAGGTGTACAACAAGGTCGTCCCGGCGCGGGTCCAGGCCAGTGTGACCAATTTTTTCGACAATGCCAGCCAGCCGGTGACGATGGTCAACAGCCTGCTGCAGTTGAAATGGGGCAAGTTCAACCAGTCGCTCGGCCGTTTCATGATCAACACCTCGGTCGGTTTGGGCGGCCTGTTCGATGTGGCCAGCAAACTCCATGTGCCGCATCCGGACGAGGATTTCGGCCAGACCCTGGGCTACTGGGGGTTGGGCCCGGGCATGTACATCTATCTGCCCCTGCTCGGGCCGTCCGACGGGCGTGATCTGATCGGCAAATTCGGGGATCAGTTCACCAACCCGATCAACTACATGAGCCAGGTCAACGTGATCAGCAACGACTATCCCTGGGTGCCGTATGCGCTGCGCGGGATCGAGGGTCTGAACGTGCGCGCCAGCCTGCTGGGCTTTGAGTCGACGCTCAAGCAGCAGTTCGATCCCTATGCCTTCGTGCGCAGCTATTATCTGGAGAGTCGCCAGAAGGCGGTGTACGACGGCAACGTGCCGGCACGCCTGACGCGCTCCGACAACGGTTCCAGCAATTTTCCGGCCGCCGCACCCGATTCGGGCCAGAGCAACTAG
- a CDS encoding NAD-dependent epimerase/dehydratase family protein: MSASDDNKGDKPSAGPAGRGARKTPARRGPVGAPKTRASKVGMGHGHRGKIMVTGAAGALAQHVIADLTEHGYQVVGVEFRGVQDEYPDTVDYVVDFNQRPFEDVFREHDFVGIAHLGRIRFTQSTRGRRYSANVVGTSRLLRLARKYGVEKVLALSTFHVYGADARNPSLIDEEYPMRAANLMPEIVDAVELENLFNIHLYKHPELNIVVLRPCNIAGPGIKNEISRMLAQRVAPCLVGFSPLMQFIHVADMSAAVIAAFEQNHPGVYNVAPDDYVTYQDALQLAGCRRLFLPSVPPALARRAVRTLGRLAPPEYLIDFFKYSVIIDGGLFSRTYDFIPQYSLSELFAHYRALK, encoded by the coding sequence ATGAGCGCAAGCGACGATAACAAGGGCGACAAGCCTTCCGCGGGGCCGGCCGGCCGGGGCGCCCGCAAGACGCCGGCGCGCCGCGGCCCGGTCGGCGCGCCGAAGACCCGGGCCTCGAAAGTCGGCATGGGGCACGGTCATCGCGGCAAGATCATGGTCACGGGGGCGGCCGGCGCGCTGGCCCAGCACGTGATCGCCGATCTGACCGAGCACGGCTACCAGGTGGTCGGGGTCGAATTCCGCGGAGTCCAGGATGAGTACCCCGATACCGTCGACTATGTGGTGGATTTCAATCAGCGTCCGTTCGAGGACGTGTTTCGCGAGCACGATTTCGTCGGTATCGCGCATCTGGGCCGTATCCGGTTCACCCAGTCGACCCGCGGCCGGCGCTATTCGGCCAATGTGGTGGGTACGTCGCGTCTGTTGCGGCTGGCGCGCAAGTACGGCGTGGAGAAGGTACTGGCGTTGTCGACCTTCCACGTCTACGGCGCGGATGCGCGCAATCCGAGCCTGATTGACGAGGAGTATCCGATGCGGGCGGCCAATCTCATGCCCGAGATCGTGGATGCCGTCGAACTCGAAAATCTGTTCAATATTCACCTGTACAAGCATCCGGAACTCAACATCGTGGTGCTGCGCCCCTGCAATATCGCCGGTCCGGGCATCAAGAACGAGATCAGCCGCATGCTCGCCCAGCGGGTGGCACCGTGCCTGGTCGGGTTCTCGCCGTTGATGCAGTTCATTCACGTCGCCGACATGTCGGCCGCCGTGATCGCGGCGTTCGAGCAGAACCATCCGGGCGTATATAATGTGGCACCAGACGATTACGTGACCTATCAGGACGCCCTTCAGCTGGCAGGATGCCGCCGCCTGTTCCTGCCATCGGTTCCTCCGGCACTCGCTCGACGCGCGGTTCGCACGCTCGGTCGGCTGGCGCCGCCCGAATACCTGATCGACTTCTTCAAGTATTCGGTGATCATCGATGGTGGCCTGTTCTCACGTACCTATGACTTCATACCGCAGTATTCGCTGTCGGAGTTGTTTGCCCACTATCGCGCTCTGAAATAG
- a CDS encoding lysophospholipid acyltransferase family protein, which produces MRIRQYLKPRTVSREVESIVDRLPMGNIGSLGYDPWGLNPDTAKITFTAVRWLYENYFRVQAHGLENVAASGRLLIVGNHSGQLPMDGVLVSFAVANKGEGARLPRSMIERWFPSVPFLGNWMNSVGGVIGDAKNCAKMLEREEAITVFPEGVRGSGKPYRLRYQLQRFGHGFMHLAMEYNTPIVPVGVVGCEETMPSLANIRPLAKMLGMPYFPLSPLVPLPARVILNFGPPMHFPNDVTSERDVEWRVEEVKDAIRDLIDAGIAQRKSIF; this is translated from the coding sequence ATGCGCATTCGGCAGTATCTCAAGCCGCGGACCGTATCGCGCGAGGTCGAGTCGATCGTGGATCGGTTGCCGATGGGCAACATCGGCAGCCTGGGGTATGACCCCTGGGGGCTGAATCCCGATACCGCCAAGATCACGTTCACGGCAGTGCGCTGGTTGTACGAGAACTACTTCCGGGTACAGGCGCACGGTCTGGAGAACGTGGCCGCCAGCGGTCGGCTGCTGATCGTCGGCAACCACAGTGGCCAGTTGCCCATGGACGGGGTGCTGGTGTCGTTTGCCGTCGCCAACAAGGGGGAAGGCGCGCGCCTGCCGCGGTCGATGATCGAGCGCTGGTTTCCATCCGTGCCGTTTCTCGGCAACTGGATGAACTCGGTCGGCGGCGTGATCGGCGATGCGAAGAACTGCGCCAAGATGCTCGAGCGGGAGGAGGCGATCACGGTCTTTCCCGAAGGCGTGCGCGGCTCGGGCAAGCCCTATCGGCTGCGCTATCAGCTGCAGCGCTTCGGCCACGGTTTCATGCATCTGGCGATGGAGTACAACACGCCGATCGTGCCGGTCGGGGTGGTCGGCTGTGAGGAGACCATGCCGTCGCTGGCCAATATCCGGCCGCTGGCGAAGATGCTGGGCATGCCGTATTTCCCGCTCTCGCCGCTGGTGCCACTGCCGGCCCGGGTGATTCTGAATTTCGGCCCGCCGATGCATTTCCCCAACGACGTCACCAGCGAACGTGATGTGGAGTGGCGGGTGGAAGAGGTCAAGGACGCCATCCGCGATCTGATCGATGCCGGGATCGCGCAGCGCAAGAGTATTTTCTAG
- a CDS encoding ParB/RepB/Spo0J family partition protein: MTPDIDKPAPCAEHRIARLPIESIARDPHQARTRFDEAGLAELAASIRESGVIQPIVVTGDAAHGYRLLAGERRWRAAQRAGLAELPAIVRNDLDPEQARVLGLIENLQRESLGVMDTAHGLARLGEIHGLTHDAIATRIGKSRAYVSNFLRLRQLAAPVQALLDENRLSIGHGKILAGLDVPAQIRLARRAVAERVSVRRLEHWVREQGQPRAPTAGVPPELAALEQQLAEHVGNAVHIQYDPGRRRGELRIAFHDLDEFEGLLARLGFNPEQDNNA, encoded by the coding sequence TTGACCCCCGATATCGACAAGCCAGCTCCTTGTGCTGAACACCGTATCGCGCGGCTGCCGATCGAATCGATTGCGCGCGATCCACATCAGGCGCGCACCCGCTTTGACGAGGCCGGCCTGGCCGAACTGGCGGCCTCGATCCGCGAATCGGGGGTGATCCAGCCGATCGTGGTGACCGGCGATGCCGCACACGGTTACCGGCTGCTGGCCGGCGAGCGGCGCTGGCGCGCGGCGCAGCGCGCCGGCCTGGCCGAACTGCCGGCGATCGTGCGCAACGATCTCGATCCTGAACAGGCCCGCGTGCTCGGGCTGATCGAGAATCTGCAACGGGAATCGCTCGGCGTAATGGATACCGCCCACGGCTTGGCCCGGCTGGGCGAGATCCACGGCCTGACCCATGACGCGATCGCCACGCGCATCGGCAAATCACGCGCCTACGTGAGCAATTTCCTGCGCCTGCGCCAGCTCGCCGCACCGGTCCAGGCCCTGCTCGATGAGAACCGGCTGTCGATCGGGCACGGCAAGATTCTGGCCGGGCTGGATGTGCCGGCCCAGATCCGGCTGGCCCGGCGCGCCGTGGCCGAGCGCGTCAGCGTACGCCGGCTGGAACACTGGGTACGCGAACAGGGCCAGCCGCGCGCGCCCACCGCCGGCGTCCCGCCCGAGCTGGCGGCCCTGGAGCAGCAGCTGGCAGAGCACGTGGGCAATGCGGTACACATCCAGTACGACCCGGGCCGGCGTCGGGGCGAACTGCGCATTGCGTTTCACGATCTCGATGAATTCGAAGGGCTGCTCGCCCGGCTGGGCTTCAACCCGGAACAGGACAACAACGCGTAG
- a CDS encoding acylphosphatase produces MSETRYFRVRGRVQGVGFRAATSDTARKLSLDGWVRNRGDGDVELMARGAPENLDALRDWLHEGPGMARVGDVSEQAADETDLPSPFTVA; encoded by the coding sequence ATGTCCGAAACACGTTATTTCCGTGTCCGCGGCCGGGTTCAGGGCGTGGGCTTTCGAGCCGCGACCAGCGACACCGCCCGCAAACTGTCTCTCGACGGCTGGGTGCGAAATCGCGGCGACGGCGATGTGGAGTTGATGGCCCGCGGTGCGCCCGAGAATCTCGACGCGCTGCGCGACTGGCTGCACGAAGGGCCCGGCATGGCCCGGGTCGGCGACGTTTCGGAACAGGCCGCCGACGAAACCGATCTGCCGTCGCCGTTCACGGTGGCCTGA